Proteins from one Bacteriovorax sp. BAL6_X genomic window:
- a CDS encoding PilZ domain-containing protein has translation MKIKPLIFNIYAFVFIAIAVSIPIQVMFLYGHGATDIGAIWSKMTVFNFMVMASCFLNAYFSFTAQDDIKWSFPLSIGFVCLNNSIVLVYGNDFEAASVILSTFAYILMTSYFILSHETNVINSPAAQWWKTAIRYQAPLPTKVSSTDIPINLGETFDISRTGAYISYNTPTQKDIFNCGDTFTFNIGTDLELKAKVVRKSNAVGRYPEGMGVQFVELGVAERLQLEKLLTSLRQSVDEENMDSDNDYEEYNNAA, from the coding sequence ATGAAGATCAAGCCATTAATCTTTAATATTTATGCATTTGTATTTATTGCAATTGCAGTTAGTATCCCAATTCAAGTCATGTTCCTCTATGGACATGGTGCAACTGATATTGGTGCCATCTGGTCAAAAATGACTGTCTTTAACTTTATGGTTATGGCCTCTTGTTTTCTTAATGCTTACTTTTCATTTACAGCACAAGATGACATCAAGTGGAGCTTTCCATTATCGATTGGCTTCGTTTGTTTAAATAATTCAATTGTCTTAGTTTATGGAAATGACTTTGAAGCTGCTTCAGTTATTCTATCAACTTTTGCCTATATCCTTATGACTTCATACTTCATTTTGAGTCATGAAACGAATGTTATTAACTCACCTGCTGCTCAGTGGTGGAAAACAGCAATTCGCTACCAAGCGCCACTTCCAACAAAGGTATCTTCAACAGATATTCCAATTAACCTTGGTGAAACATTTGATATCTCTAGAACAGGTGCCTATATTTCATATAATACACCAACACAGAAAGATATCTTTAATTGTGGAGATACTTTTACTTTCAATATCGGAACAGATTTAGAACTAAAGGCCAAGGTCGTTAGAAAATCGAATGCTGTCGGACGCTACCCAGAAGGAATGGGGGTACAGTTTGTCGAACTTGGTGTTGCTGAAAGACTTCAATTAGAGAAGCTTTTAACAAGCCTTAGGCAAAGTGTAGATGAAGAAAATATGGATAGTGATAACGATTACGAAGAGTACAATAACGCTGCTTAG